One Streptomyces mobaraensis NBRC 13819 = DSM 40847 DNA segment encodes these proteins:
- the galE gene encoding UDP-glucose 4-epimerase GalE: MSASVSASMSEKTCLVTGGAGYIGSVVAAHLLAAGHRVTVLDDLSTGHRDAVPQGARFIEGRVQDAGRWLDGSYDAVLHFAACSQVGESVAAPEKYWRNNVGGSLDLLDAMREAGVRTLVFSSTAATYGDPRDPVPLTETDTTAPTNPYGASKLAVDHMIAGECAAHGLAAVSLRYFNVAGAHGRYGERHAPETHLIPLVLQAALGERPEITVHGDDYPTPDGTCVRDYLHVSDLAEAHLLALGAARPGEHLICNLGNGNGFSVRQVVETARAVTGRPLPCRTGPRRPGDPAVLVASAERAREVLGWKPRRPELAGIIADAWEFARQAEPR, encoded by the coding sequence ATGAGCGCGAGCGTGAGCGCGAGCATGAGCGAGAAGACCTGCCTGGTCACGGGCGGCGCCGGCTATATCGGCAGTGTCGTCGCGGCCCACCTGCTGGCCGCCGGGCACCGCGTGACCGTGCTCGACGACCTGTCCACCGGTCACCGCGACGCTGTCCCGCAGGGCGCGCGCTTCATCGAGGGGCGCGTACAGGACGCCGGGCGCTGGCTGGACGGCTCGTACGACGCCGTCCTGCACTTCGCCGCCTGCTCCCAGGTGGGGGAGTCCGTCGCGGCCCCCGAGAAGTACTGGCGCAACAACGTCGGCGGCAGCCTCGACCTGCTCGACGCCATGCGGGAGGCGGGCGTCCGCACGCTCGTCTTCTCCTCCACGGCCGCCACCTACGGCGACCCGCGCGACCCCGTCCCGCTCACCGAGACCGACACCACCGCCCCCACCAACCCCTACGGCGCCTCCAAGCTCGCCGTCGACCACATGATCGCCGGAGAGTGCGCGGCGCACGGCCTCGCCGCCGTCTCGCTGCGCTACTTCAACGTCGCGGGCGCCCACGGCCGGTACGGCGAGCGGCACGCCCCCGAGACCCATCTGATCCCGCTCGTCCTCCAGGCGGCCCTCGGCGAGCGCCCGGAGATCACCGTGCACGGGGACGACTACCCCACCCCGGACGGCACCTGCGTCCGCGACTACCTGCACGTGAGCGACCTGGCCGAGGCGCACCTGCTCGCCCTGGGCGCCGCCCGCCCCGGCGAACACCTGATCTGCAACCTCGGCAACGGCAACGGCTTCTCCGTCCGCCAGGTCGTCGAGACCGCCCGCGCGGTCACCGGCCGACCGCTCCCGTGCCGTACGGGCCCCCGCCGCCCCGGCGACCCGGCCGTCCTCGTCGCGTCCGCCGAGCGCGCCCGCGAGGTGCTCGGCTGGAAGCCGCGGCGGCCCGAGCTGGCCGGGATCATCGCGGACGCCTGGGAGTTCGCCCGGCAAGCGGAGCCGCGATGA
- a CDS encoding PQQ-binding-like beta-propeller repeat protein — MSQPPKPPQPPQGVPPEQPAGGFGAPQDPTPTAAAPQDAPGPTSGPTPTVFAPGGPAPAPGFGAPQGTAPGFGAPPAMPPRPQDRPPAAPQPAAQPAYGYPQAPPPPPGAPQAPPAPPGAPLAPPPGASQPPPPPGAPHIPPSPAGGYGYPGQAGPGAPTPVQPFPQYGGGGYPPPPAPPGGGSKKRMAVIVSAVTALVLVAGGGVWYATTGGDDKDDKTTNSATKGGKQEKGKETGGKGGSEDQKPKEGKLLFGADQPVVDDSRSAAGMWVTDKVFAKSDLDKVVGYGLSGGKQWEIPLPGDICSAPRHVTEDGRTAVVVAESPPSSSNRYGGPCNQIVALDLNNGKKLWQKSIKVGDRTVAFDEVTVGGGTVAAGSIQGGAAWTMDGKELWKPKPEDLCKDDGYGGGSKLVAVRRCGDYERPQMKIQTLDPVSGKAKSTFNLPNGVDGAHVVSTDPLVIGVKVGDHSGTGVSDFMAIDDSGSDGKLRSKISTENGKYQPRCSSSGVESCYKLAVGKDKLYLPTDDHQTGKSGEVGRVNEIVAFDLSNGQTKGKVDGRVSSTLVPLGVDKDGAVIGYQTAGWRDGGTVVSIDPQTLAAKVLLKNPVATQQVENQISPLFEQAVWAQGRLYLGRKYLHKPSPFAGGKEYVAMIWGAE; from the coding sequence ATGTCACAGCCGCCCAAGCCGCCTCAGCCACCGCAGGGGGTGCCCCCGGAGCAGCCGGCCGGAGGCTTCGGCGCGCCCCAGGACCCCACCCCGACGGCCGCGGCGCCCCAGGACGCTCCCGGGCCCACGTCCGGGCCCACGCCCACCGTCTTCGCACCCGGCGGACCGGCGCCCGCGCCGGGCTTCGGCGCGCCGCAGGGCACCGCGCCCGGGTTCGGCGCTCCGCCGGCCATGCCGCCGCGGCCGCAGGACCGGCCGCCGGCCGCACCGCAGCCGGCGGCCCAACCCGCGTACGGCTACCCGCAGGCGCCCCCACCGCCGCCGGGTGCTCCCCAGGCTCCGCCCGCGCCCCCCGGAGCGCCGCTCGCTCCGCCGCCGGGCGCTTCCCAGCCGCCGCCTCCGCCGGGGGCGCCGCACATCCCGCCGTCCCCGGCGGGCGGTTACGGCTACCCGGGCCAGGCCGGTCCCGGCGCCCCCACGCCCGTCCAGCCGTTCCCGCAGTACGGGGGCGGTGGTTACCCGCCGCCGCCCGCGCCGCCCGGCGGCGGTTCGAAGAAGCGGATGGCGGTCATCGTCAGCGCGGTGACCGCGCTGGTGCTCGTCGCGGGCGGCGGTGTCTGGTACGCCACCACGGGCGGTGACGACAAGGACGACAAGACCACCAACTCCGCGACCAAGGGCGGAAAGCAGGAGAAGGGCAAGGAGACCGGCGGCAAGGGCGGGTCCGAGGACCAGAAGCCGAAGGAGGGCAAGCTCCTCTTCGGCGCCGACCAGCCGGTGGTCGACGACAGCCGGTCGGCGGCCGGCATGTGGGTCACCGACAAGGTCTTCGCCAAGAGCGACCTCGACAAGGTCGTCGGCTACGGCCTGTCCGGCGGCAAGCAGTGGGAGATCCCGCTGCCCGGCGACATCTGCTCGGCGCCCCGGCACGTCACCGAGGACGGCAGGACGGCCGTGGTCGTCGCGGAGTCGCCGCCGTCCTCCAGTAACCGCTACGGCGGCCCGTGCAATCAGATCGTGGCCCTGGATCTGAACAACGGGAAGAAGTTGTGGCAGAAATCCATCAAGGTCGGTGACCGAACGGTCGCGTTTGATGAGGTCACCGTCGGCGGCGGGACCGTCGCGGCCGGCAGCATCCAGGGCGGCGCCGCCTGGACGATGGACGGCAAGGAGCTGTGGAAGCCCAAGCCGGAGGACCTCTGCAAGGACGACGGCTACGGCGGCGGCAGCAAGCTCGTCGCGGTCCGGCGCTGCGGCGACTACGAGCGCCCGCAGATGAAGATCCAGACGCTGGACCCGGTGTCCGGCAAGGCCAAGTCCACCTTCAACCTGCCGAACGGCGTCGACGGCGCGCACGTGGTGTCGACCGACCCACTGGTCATCGGCGTCAAGGTGGGCGACCACAGCGGCACCGGCGTCTCGGACTTCATGGCCATCGACGACAGCGGTTCCGACGGCAAGCTGCGCAGCAAGATCTCCACGGAGAACGGCAAGTACCAGCCGCGCTGCTCGTCGAGCGGCGTCGAGTCCTGCTACAAGCTGGCCGTCGGCAAGGACAAGCTCTACCTGCCCACCGACGACCACCAGACCGGCAAGTCCGGCGAGGTCGGCCGCGTCAACGAGATCGTCGCGTTCGACCTGTCCAACGGGCAGACGAAGGGCAAGGTCGACGGCCGCGTCAGCTCCACGCTGGTGCCGCTGGGCGTGGACAAGGACGGCGCGGTCATCGGCTACCAGACCGCGGGCTGGCGCGACGGCGGGACGGTGGTGAGCATCGATCCGCAGACCCTCGCCGCCAAGGTGCTGCTGAAGAACCCGGTCGCCACCCAGCAGGTCGAGAACCAGATCTCGCCCCTCTTCGAGCAGGCGGTCTGGGCGCAGGGCCGGCTCTACCTCGGCCGCAAGTACCTGCACAAGCCGAGCCCGTTCGCGGGCGGCAAGGAGTACGTCGCCATGATCTGGGGAGCCGAGTGA
- a CDS encoding response regulator transcription factor → MGVRLMVVDDHRLLAEALASALKLRGHRVLAAAAPSAGAADLVVSRAPEVCLLGTAAPAEPGAFDPVVRIKRERPQVAVVVLGPVPSPLGIAAAFAAGASGYVRHNERIEGVERAMMKARAGEAAVEPQLLQGAFAELLNPAAQPDDEGARLLQLLTPREVEVLVRVAEGEDTRLIAAGMGIAPSTARTHVQRVLMKLGVGSRLEAAALAARTGLLDRASGSRTPTPTPPVARGAVGRQGP, encoded by the coding sequence ATGGGCGTGCGGCTCATGGTGGTCGACGACCACCGGCTGCTGGCCGAGGCGCTCGCCTCGGCGCTGAAGCTGCGGGGGCACCGGGTGCTGGCCGCGGCGGCGCCGAGCGCGGGAGCGGCCGATCTGGTGGTGAGCCGGGCACCCGAGGTGTGCCTGCTCGGGACCGCCGCCCCGGCGGAGCCCGGGGCCTTCGACCCCGTGGTCCGGATCAAACGCGAGCGTCCGCAGGTCGCCGTCGTGGTGCTCGGCCCGGTGCCCAGCCCGCTCGGCATCGCCGCCGCCTTCGCCGCCGGCGCCTCCGGCTACGTACGGCACAACGAGCGCATCGAGGGCGTCGAGCGCGCCATGATGAAGGCCCGCGCCGGCGAGGCCGCGGTGGAGCCGCAGCTCCTCCAGGGCGCCTTCGCCGAACTGCTCAACCCGGCCGCCCAGCCGGACGACGAGGGCGCCCGGCTGCTGCAGCTGCTGACCCCGCGCGAGGTCGAGGTGCTGGTCCGGGTGGCCGAGGGCGAGGACACCCGGCTGATCGCGGCCGGGATGGGCATAGCGCCCAGCACCGCACGGACGCATGTGCAGCGGGTGCTGATGAAGCTCGGCGTGGGCTCCCGCCTGGAGGCCGCCGCCCTGGCCGCCCGCACCGGCCTGCTCGACCGCGCCTCCGGCAGCCGCACACCCACCCCGACCCCGCCGGTCGCCAGGGGCGCGGTGGGGCGCCAGGGACCGTAG
- the galT gene encoding galactose-1-phosphate uridylyltransferase produces the protein MKRTATRLADGRELFYYDARDDTVRDAVDRRGSGRADPPGSGPGGGAADRDDAATGSPAVGPDTVRDAGAPGARVPGPAAPRGAAVGEPRPAPADRVGELRADPLLGDTVVIAAHRQGRTHLPPPDACPLCPSRPGRTTEIPDADYEVVVFENRFPALAGPDGGRCEVVCFTADHHGSAAALDDERAALVLDAWTDRTAELSARPGVAQVYCFENRGAEIGVTLAHPHGQIYAYPFVTPRTERALASVAAHRERTGGRNLFDDVVAREEADGRRVVLAGEHWTAFVPYAARWPYEVHLYPRRRVPDLTALGPAARAELPGVHRELLRRFDRLFGPDAPPTPYISGWHQAPVRHPLRSEFALHAELFTVRRAPGKLKFLAGSESGMNVFVNDVPPETAAERLREAASR, from the coding sequence ATGAAGAGAACGGCCACCCGGCTCGCCGACGGCCGCGAGCTGTTCTACTACGACGCCCGGGACGACACGGTCCGCGACGCGGTGGACCGCCGCGGCTCCGGCCGGGCCGACCCGCCGGGATCGGGTCCGGGCGGCGGAGCGGCCGACCGGGACGACGCCGCGACGGGGTCGCCCGCCGTCGGCCCGGACACGGTCCGCGACGCCGGGGCGCCCGGGGCACGCGTCCCGGGCCCGGCCGCACCGCGCGGCGCCGCCGTCGGCGAGCCGCGCCCCGCCCCCGCCGACCGCGTCGGCGAGCTCCGCGCCGACCCGCTGCTCGGCGACACCGTCGTGATCGCCGCCCACCGCCAGGGCCGCACCCACCTCCCGCCGCCCGACGCCTGCCCGCTCTGCCCCTCGCGGCCCGGCCGGACCACCGAGATCCCGGACGCCGACTACGAGGTCGTGGTCTTCGAGAACCGCTTCCCGGCCCTCGCCGGGCCCGACGGAGGCCGCTGCGAGGTGGTCTGCTTCACCGCCGACCACCACGGCTCCGCCGCCGCGCTCGACGACGAGCGGGCCGCCCTCGTCCTCGACGCCTGGACCGACCGCACGGCCGAGCTGTCCGCCCGCCCCGGCGTCGCCCAGGTCTACTGCTTCGAGAACCGCGGTGCGGAGATCGGCGTCACCCTCGCCCACCCGCACGGCCAGATCTACGCGTACCCCTTCGTCACCCCGCGCACCGAGCGCGCCCTCGCCTCCGTCGCCGCGCACCGCGAGCGCACCGGCGGCCGGAACCTGTTCGACGACGTCGTGGCGCGCGAGGAGGCCGACGGGCGCCGCGTCGTCCTCGCCGGGGAGCACTGGACGGCGTTCGTCCCGTACGCCGCCCGCTGGCCGTACGAGGTGCACCTGTACCCGCGACGCCGGGTGCCCGACCTGACCGCCCTCGGCCCGGCCGCCCGGGCCGAGCTGCCGGGCGTGCACCGGGAGCTGCTGCGCCGCTTCGACCGGCTGTTCGGGCCGGACGCGCCGCCCACCCCGTACATCTCCGGCTGGCACCAGGCACCCGTGCGCCACCCCCTCAGGAGTGAATTCGCGCTCCACGCCGAGCTCTTCACCGTCCGCCGGGCTCCCGGCAAGCTCAAATTCCTCGCGGGTTCCGAGTCCGGCATGAACGTGTTCGTCAACGACGTGCCGCCGGAGACCGCGGCGGAGCGACTGCGAGAGGCGGCATCCCGATGA